A segment of the Necator americanus strain Aroian chromosome IV, whole genome shotgun sequence genome:
TAAGAaccaaaaaaacacaaatatactTATGTTGACGATGATATGAAAGGTCAAGGATTTGACAGGAAACTGGTGAAAGACaaatgataacaaaaaaaatctatttggAACAACATATGAACATAAAAAATCGTCACAACTGCTTCCAGATGTCATTTTTACCAGCACTAATACGAACACGAATTCGTGTAAGCCATCAGGACTCTTTTTTGCTAATTCGTCACATTTTCGATCCCAATGAAgttaagaaagagaaaagagtcAGCTGGCTATTGCTGGAATTTCATAGAATCCTTGTATTGCATATACGTTAGGCTGAGAATCCCTTAcacgctaaaaaaaacatttcgaatGTCATCGCAGTCGAAAGAATAGTTAACACAATGTGAATTTTTAATCTTTAcgtttttcccattttttataGCTCCACGGCAAAAACATGTGATAAGGCTGGTCAGAGAAAATCAGGGAACACATGACATCCTTTGAAATTATATTCATTCCACGTGAAGAGtctccttcttttatttttttttctctgtataATCTATAGCCCtcataagaagaaaatgaccTCTTGCTAGCCAAAAATGCGTCATCTCCATAGCATAGTGacgtgaaaatgaaataagactGTAGATAGATCAAGCACCATCGCAAAAGAGATTTTTGAGGGTTTTCGGGGACTACATTCAAAAATTCCGCCGCACCGTAGCTTCAGGGGAGCTTCAGAGGTTCCTGTAAGTTAGTGTGTAggagaattttcgagaaatataTGATGCACCATTAGCTGAACTAAACGGATCTGTTGTTCGCCTAGTAAGCATCGGAATGTTCTAGAAGGTAGAGTTTGGTTATCCGGGAATCTCGATTAACCTTAACGGGAATGTCGTTCACTAAGTTGGTGTTACATCTATAGCAGCATGTCCAGAATTAGGGGGCGTCAGATACCTGTAGGCTGTGGTCACCGCATTCCTATGAACCCTGAAATGTGGTGCCTCGTAAACAATACAGTAACGCCGCCATTATCAGGGCAGGTTTATACTGGAATCAAAAAGAACTTAGTTCTATGGGATTTAGTCAGTTTTATAGGATTTAGCTTCCCGCTCTCTCTTCCTTCGGAATGACTAAGGTTCGATGTAAAATGGTCATGTATCCATGATTTTTCTACCATAAAATACTTGCAAGAGATGCAAGATTACGTTTTCACCTGACCAGCAGAGTACGTTGCTGCGATGGTTATCTGACCACTGTGCAaatcctgttttttctttccagtcaTTTGAAAAAGTGCCTTATCGTGAAGATATATTTCATTAATCTCTTTTAAGTAGTTTTTTCATTAGGATGGATACCCGAAATTTCTTGTAACTGACTTCTGGATGATAGAATATGATATGTATGATAgaatatgatatgatatgcaGCTAAAGGGATTTTCGGTAACacattaaaaaatatgtaagaaGTGTTAATATAAAtcaaacacaaataaaaaatgtttgctTATCCGTGGGGTGCGTCAACTAGGTAAACAAAGTAGTATAAGTTTAGTTTTATTAGATaccgagaaatgaaaaaaaaaacattaagaatgtttcaaaaacttttctcAATCAtacaacttttcttctttgtttttcgagagaaataagtgacaaaaatattgaaaaatagaaaaaaaaaacaattaaaactgCAAACCTAAGCAGGATTACGCCCTTTCTGGATAGCATCCAGCGTAGTTACTACAGTCCCCCCCCAGTAAATAACCATAAAGCTAGCCCACCATGGTTTCCTTCGTAGCACTTCGGCTTCAAAAAAACGGGACTTCTAGTCAAATTAGCATTCGCGGATCTGTAAGAGGTGAAGAAAGGAGAAGATGGACATGATTAgcttataattttatttttttcttaatcctATTCCCTATTTTTCACTGATTGCTTGCTTGAAAGATTATTTGACTAATTGAAGATAAAAGGGGTTGACAAAAAGTCCTCAAAAactattttctgtttctatttcctagcaaaaataaaagtttgccTTTTGTGTGTTCTATGCGTTTTGTATGCAAGAGATATCTCTCATGATTTTTAAGCCATCATTCGAACCCATGGAAAGCCCGGACGAGGAAATGCGTCTGATTGGATCGGCAAGCATAGCAAGGCCACCTATGGAAGAGGAATTCTCATTGCCAGTGGCGCATAAGGTATGTTCCGATCCTTACGGCTGCATCTTTGGATTGTACAGATCCAAAGACGATTTTTCTGAACGATTTCACATCCTGTGCAGTTTACTTACTAGTTCGATTTActagttgtttatttactaGTTTAGTCTACTGTTTATTCTTAAGTAAGCTGAGCTAAAAATTATCTGAACATTCAAAATTCAGGTCCCTGTCAAGCAACACGTTCCTAAGATTGTTCCGGGTCCACGCAATAATCAGGATGTTCCACGCGATAAACAAGGGCGACCACTTATTTTATCACCATCGCATTGTCAGCAGGTATGGTCCGAGAGTTCTTAGGATTGTTTACAGATGATTTTTGTACTTCATGGATAAATTGATcgatttcaggtgaaaaatTACGCCAATCAATATGGTGTAACAGACGTGCTCAGTTGGGTGGAACGAAATTGCACGTTCGCCAAGATGTTCCTTCCCACGGCTACCTGTGAAGATATAAACACACTTGTGGCTTCGTGCTACAAAATGAAATATCTCTGATTctgtgatatttttttcacaaattgttAAATGTCAACAGTAGTGAAGGTTAGTTAATAATTAAAACAACTAATAAAGAATAGATTCTGATGTTTTTGCATCTTGACCTTTAAAAACACCATTGGGAACTTTTCCGAACTAATAAACAGTACTGTAGTCGgaaaaatgcaggaaattTCTCTTGTGACATTTTAGGATAAAAACGAGTCATGAATCTAGCATCTATTCTAGCATGCTGCAGTCTTTGAAAGTATTGAGAACTTTTCAATGTTGGTATAAGTGGAATCAATTTCCTCAACGAGACACCTCTTTACACACACGAAATCGAATTAATGAATGAACGTAAAATAGAGTTTATCACTTGTTTGTCGTAGAGTTCCTTTCGCGATGATTTTACAGCTACACCGTTCTATGCAATTCCATTTCGTCGTTCCTgtgggtgtaaagagttgcctaGTTGCATAAACTGAGGCCAGTGATATTCTTAATGTCTTTGCTCATGGATTTATGGTGTTTTTTGCCGACATTCTTTGAAACTGTCTCCCGTATGAAGCACCTATTTACGGCAACTCCTTTATTAGGTCATAAGGCCGCTTTGCGGAAGGTTTGGATCGAAATGATCCGAAAACCAGGGAAAAACTATAAGCGACATCTTGCAAAGCAAAAATGAGAGACAGATCTTGCTATTGAACCCTTGCTCTTCAAATATTGGGAAAAATTGTACTTAATCCGGGATTTCGGGCTTTTCTCAATGCATTTCCAATTGTTAGAGAGGAGCAGAccaattttaaaaacatttttcatccttttagaaaattatctcaattttttaaagatttttccgGCGTTTTAGACGATCATCTAACCATGATGCAGCTGTCACAGGAAGAATAATGTTCTTTATAtgatttttcacaattttttcccatttttccctTTGATTTTTTATCCAATGGACGAGTGCCTCCAGAAATACATTTATGCAGTCATACtcatcacacacacacatgcactgGCAGAACACATACAGTAATTATGCCTACAGAATATCAAACTTCGAACTGAGCTGAGCTGATAATTTattgggcaaaaaaaaaaattgctttcagCACCGATAAGGCACAAATAAACTATCGTTTTAAAGTTGTAAAGCACAAAATAGACGTAAAAAAAGCAACGATTCataaaaaaagcacataaTGAAATCCAGACTTTAAGCATTTTCAACTATTGAAAGctgtcgtagaaaatagcagtCCGCATCCGTTGGATTTTATCCGAGTTTACGAGTTTtactgtggtgtagtggtggTGGTAGTGTCGGTCACTGTCTTTTTCTTATAGTATTTCGTTGTTACATGCCTGAAAAATGAGCaattattttccaatttatccttattttttgaaaaaaaaaattatggactTAACCATTCCTCTCTCTTCAAAGATTCAAGGATGAAGAAATATtcttaatttctaaaaattaagaaCGCAACATTTTTGATGGACATGGTTCCGATCCTTCTCTTTTAAGAATGACGTTCAGAATATGTCCTCAATATCCAAGGAGATTTGAACAACTTTTGAGGCAcaataatagaagaaaaaaaagaaaaataataatatgttcTATATAAATAACACAAATAATATgaacaacaataatataatatataaaaatataataaaaaaagaaccttgAAATTACACCAGGCTCAAGGTCCGTTTCCACTACtctcttctcctcctctttTAGAAGAGCATATTCTTTTCCGGGATCAACAGCCGTCTGAGTTTCACGTTTATACGAGACATCATGACCTTGCACATCGCGGTATTCTCCCTGAAATATGGTCCGTCTggatatttttctcattccaacttttttttacctcacACCTTCACTTCCAAATCCCTATATCTGCTGTCTTCTACTACTCtttttcaatgagaaaaaaaaaacgaccgaTCATAAATTTCATATAAATGCAGAGAATTGGGTTAATGATCTATCCTCACTCCATGTATGTTCTATTTCTTCTggagaatctttttttaacgCATCTTAAAGAAAATTAGCAATAAATTGTTCTCTGGAAACAATAATAGCAATTTTacagtcatttttttccattcttctatTATTAGAACATCTTCAATGGAACAAATCTTCTTAACTTTATATTGAAATGATACTATgtactaaaaattaaattactgTAGAAACCATACCCATCGGATCTGGCTATTTACTCCTTAACtagttgaaattttctaaattctcgATTAATTGGATTTTTCAGAGTTTATTCGAACATGCGTACTACAGAATTTTCCACCGACCAGTTAGAATCCTGAGGTAGTCCAGCAATTATTCTTCGATAAATTTaattacaattaatttttatcgATTGAGCCCAGCAATTAATCTTGgattaatttaattacaattaatttttttattaatttcagTAATTTCTTTGATTATTCAAAAGTTCACAGCAGTAAGTTTTTCATACTTTGGATGCATTTATTATTCGAGAGGTAGAAAAAACGGGGATTTCAAGAGCCATTCGAATGATTACCGAAACTATTCGCTTCGGTACCAACCAGTATGGTCgtataataaataaggaaataacttaagttaaaataataaggaaAATTTGCTTCAGACCTGTGTATTAGCATGAGTATTGCTAATGCTACCAAGTGGTAGTGTTTCGTTCATTTCCTCCCTTTTGTTGAAAACATCCTGAGTAGTGAAACTTTTGTTCGCATCGGACGTTATAATACTTGTTGCAGCCGGGATCGTTCTAAAATATCAAGATTTTCAAGGATATTCCGAATACTTTGAACAATTTCTCCAAGAAAaatcgccaaaaaaaaatcgataaaagcACCTCGTCTCTGTCTTTTCTTCCACATTACGTTTGTAATGTTTCTGTTCACTGTACTGGCTAAGTTGCGACACTGGGCGGCTAGTCTCCTCACGACGTGTCTGGAAAGGATATGTTTTCCTGAACCTGAGGGAAGAGAATCAGAAAAAGATGTggaattttccacaaagaCAAACCTCCTCCCTGTGACGATGATACTGTGCTTCATAGTTCGACTGTGCAGGTGGCATTGGGGACACTTGAGGAGGAGGACCTCCACCAGTGGTACTTTTCTTAAATGAGGTAAAAATTAAGGGATGActtctaaaaagaaagaagcgaaAATCCAAGAAGTTTTAATTTATATGAAGCTCCGATCCTGTTGAGAGCACTCATCAATAATCCAAGGAAACTCGCTAACCTTCTCAGTGTGCGAGGTGAAACTGGACTGGGTGACCTGTGGTGCCGGCTGTTGGATGGGAACCgattgctggaaaaaaaaaacatttttatttccacgAATAATATTTTATGGTAAGCACATTCGAGGGGAATTTCTCACCTGCTGATAGTTGTACGATGTGGTTTTCGTTATTGGAAGGTTTGTGGTATGAATAACAGTTTGTGGCGGTTGAGATGTCGTTGTAGATGTAGTCTTTTCCTTAAAGTTACCGTATCGTAAACAAGCATACGGTAACTTACAGACGAATTATTATAGATAGAAAATCATTTACCTGTTTAGAATAATGCGAACTCTGATAGCTTCTATAAGATCCACCAGGAGAGTGCATCGTAACAGGCggctgaaataaaaaatgatacaaaacgaaagaaatttagaaaaacaatGGTATCTACCATGAATTCCCTCCATTTTCAGGAGGTACGAGGTCGAAAAATTCTTGTACCTGATTAGTATGTGTCTCACTATGGTAGCTGCTGCTAGTAGTGTAATTCTGTGGCGCAGTGACCGAAAGCGGTTGCGTTGCCGTCTGGGATGAGAAGGATGTGCTGTGcgattcctgaaaaaaaccagGCACATTAAAATATATCCACATCTGTGCATATATTAGGTTCTCCTATAAGTTTCcctctaattttttattttacatatcaatttttattacatacatcacatattatattacatttttattttttaaatacatttattacaatattttcacataactcattgttttttcgttcaat
Coding sequences within it:
- a CDS encoding hypothetical protein (NECATOR_CHRIV.G17209.T1); the encoded protein is MRLLALILACSTLGYAFKPKNPMKTKKYKCIEVDDDMEIQIVPKKPSFEPMESPDEEMRLIGSASIARPPMEEEFSLPVAHKVPVKQHVPKIVPGPRNNQDVPRDKQGRPLILSPSHCQQVKNYANQYGVTDVLSWVERNCTFAKMFLPTATCEDINTLVASCYKMKYL